One window of Paralichthys olivaceus isolate ysfri-2021 chromosome 20, ASM2471397v2, whole genome shotgun sequence genomic DNA carries:
- the rpa3 gene encoding replication protein A 14 kDa subunit, protein MAGIIDVPKPRVNCSMLSQHTNRPVCFVGRVEKVHPTGRTFTVSDGEGKVATVELNDPLEEELSGIVELIGMVSNKGGIMATTYNLLREDKGIPFDLELYNEALKVVHDFPQHYPFVVASSG, encoded by the exons ATGGCAGGAATCATAGATGTCCCCAAACCGAGAGTGAACTGCTCCATGTTGTCGCAGCACACCAACAGACCCGTGTGCTTCGTAGGACGCGTCGAAAAG GTTCACCCAACAGGAAGGACGTTCACCGTGTCGGATGGAGAAGGGAAGGTTGCCACAGTCGAGCTAAACGACCCC CTTGAAGAAGAGCTGAGCGGCATTGTGGAGTTGATCGGTATGGTGTCCAACAAAGGAGGAATAATGGCCACAACATACAACTTGCTGCGAGAGGACAAGGGCATCCCCTTTG ATCTGGAGCTCTACAATGAAGCCCTGAAGGTCGTCCATGATTTCCCTCAGCACTACCCTTTTGTTGTGGCTTCCAGTGGATGA
- the col28a1a gene encoding collagen, type XXVIII, alpha 1a — protein MTMPWLQLGLKVSIVMLILSHSTLCQSKRRKAQREGNQIIIHEAKSLICPVEIMFIVDSSEKAKALLFERQKEFILRFSTKLAQLHSAGWRLRLRLAALQYSSTVSVEHNFRDWQDVDVFQSRVAAMTFIGHGTYSAYGITNATQVFSRETSSSSLRVALLMTDGTDHPRSPSAVAAAAEAKQHSIRVFVIRMSGLTKDGPMVTKLRSIASAPPQQHVLSLTDNQLDDRLFRELNTVVKTGCPHPKTCLCEKGERGPPGSPGKPGEQGSDGVSGSKGSRGEAGNNGRPGMEGLEGQTGSKGEKGEQGECGAPGTKGEQGTDGPPGPRGPRGEQGDVGGHGDQGPEGPFGSKGERGPRGAPGPPGDNGIGFPGPKGDKGNQGRPGPPGPVGVGEPGMMGPVGPPGMQGSPGFPGEGLPGSNGDRGYEGPKGSRGPPGIGYKGDKGNTGAPGLPGLVGFPGAGIQGEKGDQGPTGPSGPRGPPGIGIVGPKGDQGFPGESGPQGKRGVGEPGPKGEPGPNGTAGIPGIPGEDGAAGPKGEMGLPGLRGSEGAPGKGFSGEKGDRGDRGPRGLSGAPGPMGPAGAKGEPGSPGMTGNSGPAGRGIPGPKGDPGPVGPTGPVGEPGMGIIGPKGNKGNPGPVGPPGMEGDGVPGPQGLPGLPGVQGETGADGKGLPGSKGDRGLPGVPGPSGPPGPGLYGPKGSSGQPGPLGLPGLPGEGSQGPKGEPGFQGPAGPRGAPGDGLIGEKGDRGIPGNRGKKGDKGNYGEPGSAGQMGRPGEKGEPGLTREEVIRIIREICGCGLKCRERPLELVFVIDSSESVGPENFELVKDFVNALIDPLSVSTEASQIGVVLYSHVDMVVASLQQQNSKEDIKAAVRRMPYLGEGTFTGSAIHRANQLFRASRPGVRKVAVVITDGLADHRDIMQFEETAIEAHYEGIEMFVVGVMSKTDPLYEDFQAEMNVIASDPDEMHVYFIDDFRSLHTLESIILSRICEQDDTMAFLPNSVFPVVEINPDIPEDTHFKEFSEEENIQRKQTVKAVTAPTLQSPESQWPDNNLVDKELLVEPWNRLPDITFASPAGAGGTSIEGPKSPSEWLHDALSTQAPNRPSPTPLTDASVPVEGCSQPLDPGPCRQYEVKWYYDPEANACAQFWYGGCEGNTNNFETEANCRDSCIYT, from the exons ATGACCATGCCGTGGTTACAGTTAGGGCTGAAGGTTTCCATCGTCATGTTGATCCTCTCACACTCAACCTTATGCCAAAGTAAAAGGAGGaaggcacagagagagggaaaccaGATCATCATTCACGAGGCCAAAA GCCTGATCTGCCCAGTGGAGATTATGTTCATTGTGGACAGTTCAGAGAAAGCCAAAGCTCTGCTGTTTGAGCGACAGAAGGAGTTCATCCTGCGTTTCAGCACCAAGCTTGCGCAGCTCCACTCGGCCGGCTGGCGGCTGCGGCTGCGGCTGGCTGCTCTGCAGTACAGTAGCACGGTTTCAGTGGAGCACAACTTCAGAGACTGGCAGGATGTGGATGTGTTCCAGAGTCGAGTGGCCGCCATGACCTTCATCGGCCATGGCACCTACTCCGCCTACGGCATCACCAACGCCACCCAGGTTTTCAGTCGCGAGacctcctccagcagcctgCGGGTGGCGCTGTTGATGACGGATGGCACGGACCATCCTCGTAGCCCCAGCGCAGTGGCAGCTGCTGCCGAGGCCAAACAGCACAGCATCAGGGTGTTCGTCATCAGGATGTCGGGCCTGACCAAGGATGGGCCCATGGTTACAAAGCTCCGCTCCATTGCCAGTGCTCCCCCACAGCAACATGTTCTCAGCCTCACAGACAACCAGCTGGATGACAGACTCTTCAGGGAACTG aaCACGGTTGTGAAAACTGGG tGCCCACATCCAAAGACCTGCCTGTGTGAAAAGGGGGAAAGGGGTCCCCCTGGATCTCCG GGGAAACCAGGGGAGCAGGGCTCAGATGGAGTGTCTGGCTCAAAGGGATCTCGT GGGGAAGCTGGTAATAATGGACGTCCAGGAATGGAGGGCCTTGAG GGTCAAACTGGAAGCAAAGGGGAAAAG GGAGAACAAGGGGAATGTGGTGCCCCTGGTACAAAGGGAGAACAA GGTACAGATGGACCTCCTGGCCCCAGAGGCCCCAGAGGAGAACAG GGAGACGTGGGAGGACATGGAGACCAGGGTCCGGAGGGGCCGTTTGGCTCTAAA GGTGAACGAGGACCAAGGGGTGCACCTGGACCTCCAGGAGATAATGGCATCGGGTTCCCTGGTCCCAAG GGTGACAAGGGGAACCAGGGAAGACCCGGTCCACCTGGACCAGTGGGTGTAGGTGAACCAGGGATGATG GGTCCAGTAGGGCCACCAGGGATGCAAGGATCTCCAGGATTTCCCGGTGAGGGTCTCCCAGGATCCAAT GGTGACAGGGGGTATGAGGGTCCTAAGGGAAGTCGTGGACCTCCAGGAATTGGTTACAAAGGTGATAAG GGAAATACAGGAGCCCCTGGACTTCCAGGTTTGGTGGGGTTTCCAGGGGCAGGCATACAAGGAGAAAAG GGGGACCAAGGGCCCACAGGGCCTTCTGGGCCCAGAGGGCCTCCTGGAATTGGTATAGTTGGACCAAAG GGTGACCAGGGTTTCCCTGGAGAATCTGGACCTCAGGGAAAGAGGGGTGTTGGCGAACCAGGACCAAAG GGGGAGCCAGGACCTAATGGGACTGCTGGGATACCTGGTATACCTGGTGAGGATGGAGCTGCTGGACCTAAG GGAGAGATGGGGTTGCCAGGTCTGCGAGGATCAGAAGGAGCACCAGGGAAAGGTTTCTCTGGAGAAAAG GGAGATAGAGGTGACCGTGGACCAAGGGGACTCTCAGGGGCTCCAGGCCCTATGGGCCCTGCTGGTGCTAAG GGGGAACCTGGGAGTCCAGGAATGACAGGCAATTCTGGACCTGCTGGTCGTGGCATTCCAGGACCAAAG GGAGATCCTGGACCTGTAGGACCAACTGGACCTGTGGGAGAACCTGGAATGGGAATTATTGGCCCAAAG GGTAATAAAGGAAATCCTGGGCCTGTGGGGCCACcagggatggagggagatggAGTCCCAGGACCACAG GGACTGCCTGGTTTACCGGGAGTGCAAGGAGAGACAGGAGCCGATGGGAAAGGACTACCTGGATCTAAG GGTGACAGAGGCTTACCTGGGGTCCCAGGCCCATCAGGTCCTCCAGGACCAGGACTTTATGGACCAAAG GGTTCTTCAGGGCAGCCTGGTCCATTAGGCCTCCCAGGACTTCCAGGAGAGGGCAGCCAGGGTCCAAAG GGAGAGCCTGGGTTTCAAGGACCAGCGGGCCCTCGTGGGGCACCAGGGGACGGCCTCATAGGGGAAAAG ggtgatAGAGGCATTCCTGGAAACCGGGGAAAGAAAGGAGACAAGGGAAACTATGGAGAACCCGGATCTGCTGGACAAATG GGGAGACCTGGAGAAAAGGGTGAACCAGGACTGACA agagaagaggtcATCAGAATAATAAGAGAAATCTGTG GCTGTGGTCTGAAGTGCAGAGAGAGGCCTCTGGAGCTGGTGTTTGTGATCGACAGCTCGGAGAGCGTGGGACCAGAAAACTTTGAGCTGGTGAAGGACTTTGTGAATGCTCTTATTGACCCGTTGTCGGTGAGCACTGAGGCTAGCCAGATAGGCGTAGTGCTCTACAGCCACGTGGACATGGTGGTGGccagtctgcagcagcagaacagtaAAGAAGACATCAAGGCCGCCGTCAGGAGGATGCCCTACCTGGGTGAGGGCACCTTTACTGGCAGCGCCATCCACCGAGCCAACCAGCTATTCCGGGCCTCGCGACCTGGTGTGAGGAAAGTGGCTGTTGTTATAACTGACGGGCTGGCTGACCACCGCGACATCATGCAGTTTGAGGAAACAGCCATAGAGGCCCACTATGAGGGAATTGAGATGTTTGTTGTGGGAGTCATGAGCAAGACTGATCCTCTGTATGAAGATTTCCAGGCTGAGATGAATGTTATTGCCTCTGATCCTGATGAGATGCATGTCTACTTTATAGATGACTTCAGGAGTCTTCACA CTCTGGAAAGCATTATTCTAAGTCGGATTTGTGAGCAGGATGACACAATGGCCTTTCTACCAAACTCTGTTTTTCCAGTCGTGGAAATCAACCCTGACATTCCAGAAGATACCCATTTCAAAGAGTTCTCAGAGGAAGAAAATATACAA cggaaacaaacagtgaaagcaGTCACAGCCCCAACCCTACAGTCGCCTGAGTCACAGTGGCCTGACAACAACCTGGTTGATAAAGAACTGTTGGTGGAGCCCTGGAACAGGCTTCCAGACATCACGTTTGCCTCTCCTGCTGGTGCTGGGGGGACTTCAATAGAGGGCCCTAAGTCACCGAGTGAATGGCTGCATGATGCATTGAGCACACAGGCTCCAAACAGACCTTCTCCTACACCCCTGACAGACGCATCAGTTCCAG TTGAAGGATGCAGTCAGCCTCTGGACCCAGGTCCCTGTCGGCAGTACGAAGTCAAGTGGTACTATGACCCTGAGGCTAACGCCTGTGCCCAGTTCTGGTATGGAGGCTGTGAGGGGAATACAAACAACTTTGAGACTGAGGCCAACTGCAGGGATTCTTGCATCTACACgtaa